A region from the Vicia villosa cultivar HV-30 ecotype Madison, WI linkage group LG3, Vvil1.0, whole genome shotgun sequence genome encodes:
- the LOC131662097 gene encoding expansin-A13-like → MSLGVLISIYIITLQLIILFTSPTTSHYSSPSPPAAPFSESPNKPPSPPAAEWLSAHATYSSSSDDTRDAVDGACGYGDALRDGYGITAASLSETLFQHGQICGACYELRCFEEDVPFDRRWCVSGRSIVVTATNFCAPNYGFDAESNGGHCNPPKQHFVIPVEAFEKIAIWKGGSMPVEYRRTKCTREGRMRFTITGSGIFNSVLISNVAGIGDIVGVKVKGSKTGWIPMGRNWGQNWHVNALLQNQPLSFEVTSSDGVTITSYNVAPKNWTFGQTFEGKQFES, encoded by the exons ATGTCACTTGGAGTATTAATCTCTATTTACATTATTACCCTTCAACTAATTATTCTATTCACTTCACCCACTACCTCTCATTactcttctccttcacctccagCCGCACCATTCTCCGAATCCCCTAACAAACCTCCCTCTCCTCCCGCCGCGGAATGGCTCTCCGCCCACGCCACATACTCCTCCTCCTCCGATGACACCAGAGACGCAGTCGACGGCGCATGCGGCTACGGCGACGCTCTCAGAGACGGTTACGGCATCACCGCAGCTTCTCTTAGCGAAACTCTCTTTCAACACGGCCAGATCTGTGGCGCATGTTATGAGCTTCGCTGTTTTGAGGAGGATGTTCCCTTCGACCGGCGGTGGTGCGTCTCCGGCAGGTCTATTGTTGTCACCGCTACTAATTTCTGTGCTCCGAACTACGGTTTTGACGCGGAGAGTAACGGTGGACATTGTAACCCTCCCAAGCAGCATTTCGTGATTCCGGTTGAAGCATTTGAGAAGATTGCGATTTGGAAAGGGGGTAGCATGCCCGTGGAGTATCGCAG GACAAAGTGCACAAGGGAAGGGAGAATGCGGTTTACAATTACAGGTTCTGGCATATTCAATTCAGTGCTGATAAGTAATGTGGCTGGCATAGGTGACATTGTTGGTGTAAAAGTTAAGGGTTCAAAGACTGGTTGGATTCCTATGGGTAGGAATTGGGGTCAAAATTGGCATGTAAATGCATTGCTACAAAATCAACCTCTTTCATTTGAGGTCACTAGTAGTGATGGTGTAACCATTACATCTTACAATGTAGCTCCTAAGAATTGGACCTTTGGACAAACCTTTGAAGGCAAACAATTTGAGTCttag